The window CCCGTTCATGTTGGTATTCTACATCTTGGGTGTCCTATCGGCGACATTCCACTTGGCTAACGGAATCTGGTCATTCCTTGTGAAATGGGGATTCACTCAATCACCTCGTTCACAAACGATTGTCACGTACATCTCAATGGGAATATTCCTAATTCTTTCTGTAATTGGTATTCAAGCAATTCTAGCGTTCGTGATTTAACAAACTGATTGAAACTTGAGGAGTGAAACAAAAAAATGGCAAAAGGCAGATTGATTGTCGTCGGTGGAGGCCTTGCTGGTTTGATGGCAACTATCAAAGCGGCAGAAGAAGGAACATCGGTCGACCTGTTCTCTCTTGTCCCGGTTAAACGTTCCCACTCCGTATGTGCCCAAGGCGGCATCAACGGTGCAGTAAATACAAAAGGGGAAGGCGACTCGCCTGCAATCCACTTCGATGACACTGTATATGGAGGAGACTTCCTTGCGAACCAGCCGCCGGTACAAGCGATGGCTGAAGCGGCACCTGGTATCATCCACTTATTGGACCGGATGGGAGTCATGTTCAACCGTACACCGGAAGGGCTGCTCGATTTCCGTCGTTTTGGTGGAACATTGCATCACCGTACTGCATTCGCAGGAGCAACTACGGGGCAGCAATTACTGTACGCATTGGATGAGCAAGTTCGGAGCCATGAGGTGGCGGGACTTGTACAGAAATACGAACACTGGGAATTCCTCGGCATCATCATGGACGAGGAAGGGGTTTGTCGTGGAATCAAAGCGCAGAATATGAAGACGATGGAAATCCAGGCGTTCAAAGCGGACGCAGTCATCATGGCAACTGGAGGCCCTGGTATCATCTTCGGTAAATCGACAAACTCGGTCATCAATACAGGATCCGCAGCATCGATCGTTTACCAACAAGGCGCTTACTATGCAAACGGCGAATTCATCCAAATCCACCCAACGGCAATCCCTGGAGACGACAAACTTCGTCTGATGAGTGAATCTGCACGGGGTGAAGGCGGTCGTGTCTGGACATATAAAGACGGTAAACCATGGTATTTCCTTGAAGAGAAATATCCGGATTACGGTAACCTCGTACCACGTGATATCGCTACACGTGAAATTTTTGATGTCTGCGTCAATCAAAAACTAGGCATCAACGGCGAAAACATGGTGTACTTGGATCTTTCCCACAAAGACCCGCATGAATTGGACATCAAACTGGGTGGGATTATCGAAATCTATGAGAAATTCACGGGCGACGATCCTCGTAAAGTCCCGATGAAAATCTTCCCGGCAGTCCACTATTCGATGGGCGGACTGTGGGTCGACTACGATCAAATGACGAACATCAAAGGCTTGTTCGCTGCTGGTGAGTGTGATTATTCACAACACGGTGCGAACCGACTTGGTGCCAACTCACTTCTTTCGGCAATTTACGGCGGTATGGTCGCTGGACCAAATGCTGTTAAATACATGAAAGGCTTGAAACGCACAGCGGAAGAGCTTCCAACCTCCATCTTCGAAAGCGCAATTCAAGAAGAACAAGAGAAATGGGATGCAACACTTGCGATGAATGGCACTGAGAATGCGTACGTTCTTCATAAAGAGCTCGGTGAATGGATGACTGACAATGTTACCGTAGTTCGTTACAACGATAAGCTGCAAGAGACGGATAACAAAATCCAAGAATTGCTGGAACGCTATGAAAACATCAATATCAACGATACGCAGAAATGGTCGAACCAAGGCGCGACATTCACTCGTCAATTGAAAAACATGTTATACTTAGCGAGAGTAATCACACTTGGAGCGCTAAATCGGAACGAAAGCCGCGGAGCCCATTACAAACCGGACTTCCCGAACCGTGACGATGAAAACTTCTTGAAAACAACGATGGCTAAATTTGATGGAAATTCAGCACCGATCTTCCATTATGAAGACGTTGACGTTTCCTTGATTCCGCCTCGTAAACGCGATTACTCAGCGAAGAAAGGAGATTGACGTAAGTGAGCGAAAATACAACAGCTGTAAAAACCGTCCGCTTTGAGATTCTTCGTCAAGATACAGCGACTTCGTCCCCATACTGGGAGAAGTTCGATGTTGAATATAGACCGAATATGAACGTCATTTCCGCGTTGATGGAAATTCGCCGGAATCCGGTGAATGCCGACGGGAAACAAACGGCACCGGTCAACTGGGACATGAACTGCCTGGAAGAAGTATGTGGAGCGTGCTCCATGGTCATCAACGGTCGTCCACGCCAGTCTTGTACTGCGTTGATCGACCAATTGACACAGCCGATCA is drawn from Sporosarcina sp. FSL W7-1349 and contains these coding sequences:
- the sdhA gene encoding succinate dehydrogenase flavoprotein subunit, with product MAKGRLIVVGGGLAGLMATIKAAEEGTSVDLFSLVPVKRSHSVCAQGGINGAVNTKGEGDSPAIHFDDTVYGGDFLANQPPVQAMAEAAPGIIHLLDRMGVMFNRTPEGLLDFRRFGGTLHHRTAFAGATTGQQLLYALDEQVRSHEVAGLVQKYEHWEFLGIIMDEEGVCRGIKAQNMKTMEIQAFKADAVIMATGGPGIIFGKSTNSVINTGSAASIVYQQGAYYANGEFIQIHPTAIPGDDKLRLMSESARGEGGRVWTYKDGKPWYFLEEKYPDYGNLVPRDIATREIFDVCVNQKLGINGENMVYLDLSHKDPHELDIKLGGIIEIYEKFTGDDPRKVPMKIFPAVHYSMGGLWVDYDQMTNIKGLFAAGECDYSQHGANRLGANSLLSAIYGGMVAGPNAVKYMKGLKRTAEELPTSIFESAIQEEQEKWDATLAMNGTENAYVLHKELGEWMTDNVTVVRYNDKLQETDNKIQELLERYENININDTQKWSNQGATFTRQLKNMLYLARVITLGALNRNESRGAHYKPDFPNRDDENFLKTTMAKFDGNSAPIFHYEDVDVSLIPPRKRDYSAKKGD